DNA from Streptomyces rishiriensis:
CCGTTGTAGAGCACCGGGTAGTGCGGCTCCAGCCGCTTGGCGATGTAGTTGGCGCTCAGCACGGCCACCTGCGTGGCCCGCTTGAGCCCCTCACCGCCCATGAGCCGCACATACGCCCACGAGATCGGCAGGATCCCGGCGGAGCCCCAGGGAGCCGCGGAGATCGGCCCCACCCCGGTCTCCGGCCCGGCGGCGGGCTGGAGCGGGTGGTTCGGCAGATACGGCGCCAGGTGCGACCGTACGGCCACGGGTCCGACGCCCGGGCCGCCGCCCCCGTGCGGGATGCAGAACGTCTTGTGCAGGTTCAGGTGCGAGACGTCGCCACCGAAGTGCCCCGGCTTGGCGAGACCGACCAGCGCGTTGAGGTTGGCGCCGTCGACGTACACCTGCCCGCCCGCCTCGTGCACCTGGGCGCAGATGTCGGCGACGTGCTCCTCGAACACCCCGTGCGTCGACGGGTAGGTGATCATCAGCACCGACAGCTCGTCCCGGTACCGCTCGATCTTCGCCCGCAGGTCCTCGACGTCGATCTCGCCGTCCTCGGCGGTCTTCACGACGACGACCTTCATGCCGGCCATCACGGCACTGGCCGCGTTCGTGCCGTGCGCGGAGGACGGGATGAGGCACACCGTCCGCTGCTCGTCACCGTTGCCCCGGTGGTACCCGCGGACGGCGAGCAGCCCGGCCAGTTCGCCCTGAGACCCGGCGTTCGGCTGGAGCGACACCTTGTCGTAGCCGGTGACCTCGGCGAGCTGCTCCTCCAGCTCGCGGATGAGCGTCAGATAGCCCTCCGCCTGCTCGGCCGGCGCGAAGGGGTGCAGCTGCCCGAACTCGGGCCAGGTCACCGGCTCCATCTCGGTGGTCGCGTTGAGCTTCATCGTGCAGGAGCCCAGCGGGATCATGCCCCGGTCCAGCGCGTAGTCCCGGTCGGCGAGCCTGCGCAGGTAGCGCAGCATCGCGGTCTCGGAACGGTGCTGGTGGAAGACGGGGTGCGTCAGGATCGCGTCGGACCGCAGCAGCCCGGCGGGCAGGGAGTCGGCGGTGGCCGCGTCGAGCGACTCGATGTCGCCGTCCACCCCGAAGGCGGCCCAGACGGCGGACACCTGCGCCCGAGCGGTCGTCTCGTCACAGGCGATCGACACCTGGTCGGCGTCCACGAGGTGCAGGTTGACCCCGCGCTCCCGCGCGGCGGCGACGACCTCGGAGGCCTTCCCCGGCACCCGTACGGTCAGCGTGTCGAAGTACGAGGCATGCACGACCTCGACGCCGCCGGCCTCGAGCCCGGCGGCCAGGACCGAGGCGTACCGGTGCGTGCGCAGGGCGATCGCCCGCAGCCCGTCGGGGCCGTGGTAGACGGCGTACATCCCCGCCATCACGGCCAGCAGCACCTGCGCCGTGCAGATGTTGCTCGTGGCCTTCTCGCGTCGGATGTGCTGCTCACGCGTCTGCAGAGCGAGCCGGTAGGCCTTGTGCCCGTCGGCGTCCACCGACACGCCCACCAGCCGCCCGGGCAGGCTGCGCGCGAACTGCTCGCGGACGGCCATGTAACCGGCGTGCGGACCGCCGAAGCCCATCGGCACACCGAACCGCTGCGTCGTACCGACCGCGATGTCCGCCCCCAGCTCGCCGGGCGACTTCAGCAGCGTCAGCGCGAGCAGATCCGCGGCGACCGTGACGAGCGCGCCGAGCCCGTGCGCCTGGTCGATGATCGCCTTGAGGTCCCGCACGGCACCGGAAGCGCCCGGGTACTGCACGAGCACGCCGTTGATCTCCCGTGCGGCGATCTCCGCCGGAATCCCGTCGCTCAGGTCGGCGACGACGACCTCCACGCCCGTCGGCTCGGCGCGGGTCTCGATCACGGCGATGGTCTGCGGCAGCGCGTCCGCGTCGATGAGGAAGAGGCCCTTCTTGTTCTTCCCCATGCGCCGGGACAGCGCCATCGCCTCGGCGGCGGCCGTGCCCTCGTCGAGCAGCGAAGCGCCGGAGGTCGGCAGCCCGGTGAGGTCCGCTACCACGGTCTGGAAGTTCAGGAGCGCCTCGAGCCGGCCCTGGGAGATCTCCGGCTGATACGGCGTGTAGGCCGTGTACCAGGCCGGATTCTCCATGACGTTGCGCAGGATGACGGGCGGCGTGAAGGTCCCGTAGTAGCCGAGCCCGATCATCGGAGCGAGGACCTGGTTGCGGTCGGCCAGCGAGCGCAGCTCGGCCAGCACCTCGGCCTCGGTGCGCGCGCCCGGCAGGTCCAGCGCGTCGGCGTTCTTGATCACATCCGGGACCGCTGCGGCGGTGAGCTCGTCGAGCGAGCCGTAGCCGACCTGTGCGAGCATCTTGGCCCGCGCTTCGAGGTCGGGCCCGATGTGGCGGTGTTCGAAGGGAATTCCCTGCTCGAGCTCGGCGAGCGGAATGCGATGGGCGGTCATTACGGAGGCCTCCTGGTCTGACACGACCTTCGAGGGTCACCACGGTGGGTACCCGGACGGCCTCCCCCTCTGTCATCTCAACCTGAGAGCTTCACCGGGTCCCCGAGGGCACCCGGCTTTCACCGTCGGTGAGAGCGGAAGCCGTCGACGCCGTCGGCACCCGCCCTGCTTTCCAGAGTGACCTCGTCCGTGCGGTACGTGAGCCTGAGAGATTCCGGGGAGGATTTGCTCCTTCGGCGCCTCCGGTGATGTCCGGAGGACTCTCCCGCGCGGTGTCAGCAGCCATTGTCAGACTACCAGCGGGGTCAATGAGTCTCGCTCGAGTGGCCGCTCGTCCCGATGTGCTCTTTTGTAGTGCTTACGGATGAGTTGCGACCAAGTGGAGGGCCCGTGCAGACCGACATCGATCCGCGCAACCTGATAGGCCGCAAGGCGTTCGACCGCAACGGCACCAAGATCGGGACCGTCGACGAGGTCTACCTCGACGACGCCACCGGAGTGCCGGAGTGGGCGGCCATACGCACCGGTCTGTTCTCCCGCGACGCGTTCGTCCCCCTGGAGCCCAGCCGGCTGGTCGAGGGCACCCTGCACATTCCCTTCGACCGGGGCCTGATCAAGGACGCTCCCGACTTCGGTGTGGGCCGCCACCTCTCCCCGGAGCAGGAACTCCAGCTCTACCACCACTACGGCCTCGACGTGGGCGCTCCTCCCCCGCTCCCCGACCACGACTTCGGCCGACTGGCCGGCACGGAGGACGGCTGAGCCCCTCAGCCGCAGGCCTGTATCAGCGCCCCGAGAATCCCGGCGGGGTCGTACAGCGGCCGGGCGCCGTCCGTGACGACTCTTCGGGTACCGGCGTCGACCGGGTCGGTCCGTGCCCAGCGGGCAGGCCCGACGTTCACCTCGACCTCCAGACCGGAGGCGGTCGCATACCGCCATTCGGTGACGGTCCCCCGATCCCGGACCCGGATCACCTCTCCCAGAGCCGGCTCCCGAGCCCACCCGTCGTCCTCGGCGTACCGGGCTGGCGCCGTCGACAACACCACAAGGTCGACATCCGAGTCGGGACCCGCTGTCCCACGTGCACAGGACCCGACGAGCAGCAGCCCCACCACATCGCTCCGGTTCCCGGCCCACCGGGTCATCCTGTCCACCACCCGGCGCATCTCGGCCTCATGCTCCGGCGACACCCCGGCCGGGTCCGCGAACCGGCCTCCGTGCAGCTTCATGCAGCTCCCTCCCCATCCCCCACCGGTGCCACCCGCGTGCCACCGCTCCGACCCACCTCGCAGTTCGAACCGCTTCACTCTGTGTAACTGATCCACCTCACGCAGAGTTCCCGGACTCCGCCTCCGACGGCTGCGCCTCTTCCGAGGGCTGCACCTCGGACGGTTGCCTTTCCGAGGACTTCACTTCAGGATGCGGTGCTCCCGCCGCCGCCCCGCCGTCGTCATCCGGTCTTCGTCGCACCAGAGGCAACGGATCCGCCGGCTCCAGCGCCGGATCGTCGGTCCTGAAGGTGCGCACCCGTCCCGGCTCCGACTCGGGCGTCTCGAACCGCACGGTGACCCGGCCCAGCCCACTGCCCTGCACCCATCCGTGCCCGAGCTCGGCATGCCGCACGTCGTGCCCCGGGCGCCACTGGCGCTCGACCGGCACCGGCACCTCGCCGACGGGCTCGGCAGCGACTTCCTCCTCGGGCCCGACCACCCGCTCCTCGGCCGCCTGCGCGAACAGATCCTCCTGCGTGAAGTCCGCCAGCCCGCTCACGCCCACCCCGAGCAGCCGCACCCCGCCCGTGGTGTCCACCGACTCCAGCAGCCGGGCCGCCGCCTCCCGGACCACCGCAGGATCGTCGGTGGGCCCGCGCAGGGTCTCGGACCGGGTGAGCGTGGAGAAGTCGTACCGCCGCACCTTCAGCACGATGGTCCGCCCCGACAGACCGGCCTCCCGCAGCCTGCGCACACATCGGTCCGCGAGCCGCTGCACCTCCAGCTCCACCCGGATCCGGTCGTGGATGTCCACGTCATAGGTGTCCTCGACGGAGACCGACTTGGCCTCCCGCTCCGCCACCACGGGCCGGTCGTCGCGGGCCAGCGCCATGGCGTACAGCGCGTGCCCGTGCGCCTTTCCCAGCAGCCGCACCAACTCGTCCTCACCGGCTTCGGCGATCTCGTCGATCGTGAGGATCCCGGCCCGGCGCAGATGGTCCCCCGTCGCCGGACCGACCCCCGGCAGGGTCCGCACCGGCAGCGGGCCGAGCAGGGCCCGCTCCGTCCCCGGCGCGATGAGCACCAGGCCGTCCGGCTTCGCCTGCTCGGAGGCGATCTTCGCCAGCATCTTGCAGGAGGCGAGGCCCACCGAACCCGTGAGCCCGGTGACGGCCTGTATGTCCGCGCGCAGCCTGATCCCCGCCAGCCGCGCCGACTCGCTGTCCCAGGCCGCTCCCCCGGCATCCAGGTCCACGAAGGCCTCGTCCAGGCTCAGCGGCTCCACCAGCGGCGACAGCGCCCGCAGCAAGCCCATGACCTGCTCGCTGATCGACCGGTAGAACGCGAAGCGCGGCACCAGATAAGCGGCGTTCGGAGCCCTTCGGCGCGCCTGGGCCATGGGCATCGCCGAGTGCACTCCGAAGACCCGCGCCTCGTAGGAGGCGGTCGCGACCACGCCGCGGGGCCCCAGACCGCCCACGACCACGGCTTTCCCGCGCAGGCTCGGCTTGGAGGCCTGCTCCGCCTGCGCGAAGAAGGCATCCATGTCGAGATGCAGGATCGTGGGCGCGTTTCTCACATGTCCGATGCTGCACCACGGCACTGACATTGATGCTGATACTCGGGTTCCGGTGGTCGTGACCCGGGCACTGACTGACGCCCTGCTGGACTGTCTTCGCGTTGTTCTGTCCGGCCGCCGGGATCTGTTCGGCCAGGTCCTCGTCACCGCTCCGGAGGCGATCCGCTCGAAGTACGGGCAGCTCAAGGGCACCGACCGCACCGAGGCCCTGGCTCGGCTGCGACCGGCCGGCGACGCCCTGCACACCGCTGTCCTGACCGCGCTGAAAAGCCTCGCCCGCCGCGTCAAGGAACTCACTGCCGAGCACGAGACGCTGACGCGGGCCCTGGATGCCGAAGTCACCACACACAACCCCGGCCTGCGGGCGACCTACGGTGTCGGCCCCGACACCGCCGCGCAGCTGCTGATCACCGCGGGCGGCAATCCCGAACGGATGCGAACCGAGGCGTCCTTCGCGGCTCTGTGCGGAGCCGCCCCGGTCCCCGCATCCAGCGGCCGAACCAACCGCCACCGCCTCTCCAGGGGCGGGGACCGGACCGCCAACTCCGCGCTCTACCGCATCGCCCTGGTCCGTATGTCCGGCGACGTCCGAACTCGCGCCTACGTCACACGGCAAGTCGCCGCCGGACGGACGAAGAAAGAGATTATCCGGATGTTGAAGCGGGCCATCGCCCGGGAGATGTTCCGCTGTCTCACCACCACGCTCAACATTCCAGGCATAGCCGACCTACGGCCTCTGCGGCAGGCCAAGAACATCACCCTCACCACCGTCGCCCAGCACTTCGGCGTCTGGCCCACCACCATCTCCAGACTCGAAAGGGGACTCAGCAGGGACGACGACCTCGCTCACGCCTACCGCGACTGGCTCCGAGCCGCTTGACAGCAATAGGAGCATCAATGACGCCGTACAGCCGCCCCTCGCGCCTACGAAGGCGGTTCAGACCGCCCGGTTGCGCCGACGTGCCAGTTCGTCCGCAGGATTGTTCC
Protein-coding regions in this window:
- the gcvP gene encoding aminomethyl-transferring glycine dehydrogenase codes for the protein MTAHRIPLAELEQGIPFEHRHIGPDLEARAKMLAQVGYGSLDELTAAAVPDVIKNADALDLPGARTEAEVLAELRSLADRNQVLAPMIGLGYYGTFTPPVILRNVMENPAWYTAYTPYQPEISQGRLEALLNFQTVVADLTGLPTSGASLLDEGTAAAEAMALSRRMGKNKKGLFLIDADALPQTIAVIETRAEPTGVEVVVADLSDGIPAEIAAREINGVLVQYPGASGAVRDLKAIIDQAHGLGALVTVAADLLALTLLKSPGELGADIAVGTTQRFGVPMGFGGPHAGYMAVREQFARSLPGRLVGVSVDADGHKAYRLALQTREQHIRREKATSNICTAQVLLAVMAGMYAVYHGPDGLRAIALRTHRYASVLAAGLEAGGVEVVHASYFDTLTVRVPGKASEVVAAARERGVNLHLVDADQVSIACDETTARAQVSAVWAAFGVDGDIESLDAATADSLPAGLLRSDAILTHPVFHQHRSETAMLRYLRRLADRDYALDRGMIPLGSCTMKLNATTEMEPVTWPEFGQLHPFAPAEQAEGYLTLIRELEEQLAEVTGYDKVSLQPNAGSQGELAGLLAVRGYHRGNGDEQRTVCLIPSSAHGTNAASAVMAGMKVVVVKTAEDGEIDVEDLRAKIERYRDELSVLMITYPSTHGVFEEHVADICAQVHEAGGQVYVDGANLNALVGLAKPGHFGGDVSHLNLHKTFCIPHGGGGPGVGPVAVRSHLAPYLPNHPLQPAAGPETGVGPISAAPWGSAGILPISWAYVRLMGGEGLKRATQVAVLSANYIAKRLEPHYPVLYNGPGGLVAHECIIDLRPLTKATGVSVDDVAKRLIDYGFHAPTMSFPVAGTLMIEPTESEDLIEIDRFCEAMIAIRAEIEKVGAGEWPAEDNPLRGAPHTAAALGGEWEHAYTREEAVFPAGVSAADKYWPPVRRIDQAFGDRNLVCSCPPLDAYED
- a CDS encoding PRC-barrel domain-containing protein, which produces MQTDIDPRNLIGRKAFDRNGTKIGTVDEVYLDDATGVPEWAAIRTGLFSRDAFVPLEPSRLVEGTLHIPFDRGLIKDAPDFGVGRHLSPEQELQLYHHYGLDVGAPPPLPDHDFGRLAGTEDG
- a CDS encoding nucleotidyltransferase domain-containing protein, with amino-acid sequence MKLHGGRFADPAGVSPEHEAEMRRVVDRMTRWAGNRSDVVGLLLVGSCARGTAGPDSDVDLVVLSTAPARYAEDDGWAREPALGEVIRVRDRGTVTEWRYATASGLEVEVNVGPARWARTDPVDAGTRRVVTDGARPLYDPAGILGALIQACG
- a CDS encoding DNA polymerase IV, with amino-acid sequence MRNAPTILHLDMDAFFAQAEQASKPSLRGKAVVVGGLGPRGVVATASYEARVFGVHSAMPMAQARRRAPNAAYLVPRFAFYRSISEQVMGLLRALSPLVEPLSLDEAFVDLDAGGAAWDSESARLAGIRLRADIQAVTGLTGSVGLASCKMLAKIASEQAKPDGLVLIAPGTERALLGPLPVRTLPGVGPATGDHLRRAGILTIDEIAEAGEDELVRLLGKAHGHALYAMALARDDRPVVAEREAKSVSVEDTYDVDIHDRIRVELEVQRLADRCVRRLREAGLSGRTIVLKVRRYDFSTLTRSETLRGPTDDPAVVREAAARLLESVDTTGGVRLLGVGVSGLADFTQEDLFAQAAEERVVGPEEEVAAEPVGEVPVPVERQWRPGHDVRHAELGHGWVQGSGLGRVTVRFETPESEPGRVRTFRTDDPALEPADPLPLVRRRPDDDGGAAAGAPHPEVKSSERQPSEVQPSEEAQPSEAESGNSA
- a CDS encoding transposase; translation: MTRALTDALLDCLRVVLSGRRDLFGQVLVTAPEAIRSKYGQLKGTDRTEALARLRPAGDALHTAVLTALKSLARRVKELTAEHETLTRALDAEVTTHNPGLRATYGVGPDTAAQLLITAGGNPERMRTEASFAALCGAAPVPASSGRTNRHRLSRGGDRTANSALYRIALVRMSGDVRTRAYVTRQVAAGRTKKEIIRMLKRAIAREMFRCLTTTLNIPGIADLRPLRQAKNITLTTVAQHFGVWPTTISRLERGLSRDDDLAHAYRDWLRAA